One part of the Desulfobacteraceae bacterium genome encodes these proteins:
- a CDS encoding glycogen/starch/alpha-glucan phosphorylase: MTPKDTPFPPIPKRPTPASPLLEDIQWHIMSTLGNDYHPPRKFYYYKGLSYSMRDRLIRRWIETQRSIYDRVSKRVYYLSMEFLPGRFLMNYIVNMGMTGECREAMKETGFSLAELAEQEWDAGLGNGGLGRLASCYLDSMATLKIPGYGYGIRYDYGIFYQKIVDGYQVERADNWLRYGSPWEIYRRRHLYEVKFYGRSVPVTDENGRLRYRWVDTANIMAMACDILIPGYANDHVMNMRLWVAMSSRDFDLTDFNQGDYMGAMEAKVMSENISKVLYPSDEIAQGRELRLKQQYFFVAATFQDILRRFKKKHTDFAEFPKLVAVQLNDTHPSIGIPELMRLLLDEEGCGWDDAWRICQQTFAYTNHTVLPEALESWPVELLGRVLPRHLEIIYEINRRFLEAVAQRYPGDTGKLDRLSIVHAGLVRMAHLAIVGSHTVNGVAKLHTRILKKTLFREFDALFPGRILNVTNGVSPRRWLVQTNPELCELISAKIGPGWVGDLDRLRALLPLAEDPDFQAAWRSIKHRNKERLADEIQRLTCQATDPDSLFDVQIKRIHEYKRQLLNLLHVITLYHRIRLDPERDMVPRTVIFAGKAAPGYALAKMIIKLINAVAAAVNADPLVSQRLKVVFLPNYSVSLAEKIVPGADLSEQISTAGMEASGTGNMKFALNGALTIGTLDGANVEIREEVGAENIFIFGLTSEEVEQRRQTGHKPWDYYHGDPELKQALDAIRTGHFSPEAPALFEPIWHALMVEGDRYLVLADFRAYLAAQEKVAQCFRDPAEWTRRSILNTAQMGKFSSDRSVAEYAAKIWKIKPLKG, from the coding sequence ATGACCCCAAAAGACACCCCGTTTCCCCCGATTCCCAAGCGGCCCACACCTGCCAGCCCACTGCTGGAGGACATTCAGTGGCACATCATGTCCACGCTGGGAAACGACTACCACCCGCCGCGCAAGTTCTACTATTACAAAGGCCTGTCCTACAGCATGCGGGATCGACTGATCCGGCGCTGGATCGAAACCCAGCGGTCCATCTACGATCGGGTTTCCAAGCGGGTGTACTACCTGTCGATGGAATTTCTACCGGGCCGCTTTCTGATGAACTACATCGTCAACATGGGGATGACCGGGGAGTGCCGGGAGGCCATGAAGGAAACCGGCTTCAGCCTGGCGGAACTGGCCGAGCAGGAGTGGGACGCCGGACTGGGCAACGGCGGGCTGGGGCGCTTGGCATCCTGCTACCTGGATTCCATGGCGACCCTAAAAATCCCCGGCTACGGCTACGGCATCCGCTATGACTACGGCATCTTCTACCAGAAAATCGTGGACGGCTACCAGGTGGAGCGCGCCGACAACTGGCTGCGCTACGGCAGCCCGTGGGAGATCTATCGCCGCCGCCACCTTTACGAAGTCAAATTCTACGGCCGCTCCGTGCCGGTTACTGACGAAAACGGCCGGCTGCGCTATCGGTGGGTGGACACCGCCAACATCATGGCGATGGCCTGCGACATTCTGATTCCGGGCTACGCCAATGATCACGTGATGAACATGCGGCTGTGGGTCGCCATGTCCAGCCGGGATTTCGACCTGACCGATTTCAACCAGGGGGATTACATGGGCGCCATGGAGGCCAAGGTTATGAGCGAAAACATCTCCAAGGTGCTCTACCCCAGTGATGAAATCGCGCAGGGACGCGAGCTGCGTCTGAAGCAGCAGTATTTTTTCGTGGCGGCCACCTTCCAGGACATCCTGCGCCGCTTCAAGAAAAAACACACCGATTTCGCCGAGTTCCCCAAGCTGGTGGCCGTTCAGCTCAACGACACCCACCCCAGCATCGGTATTCCCGAGCTCATGCGCCTGCTGCTGGACGAGGAGGGCTGCGGCTGGGACGATGCCTGGCGGATCTGCCAGCAGACCTTCGCCTACACCAACCACACCGTCCTGCCCGAGGCGCTGGAATCCTGGCCGGTGGAGCTGCTGGGCCGCGTGCTGCCGCGCCACCTCGAGATCATCTATGAAATCAACCGCCGCTTTCTGGAGGCGGTCGCCCAGCGCTACCCCGGTGACACCGGCAAACTGGATCGCCTCTCGATCGTGCATGCCGGCCTGGTGCGCATGGCCCATCTGGCCATCGTCGGCAGCCACACGGTCAACGGGGTGGCCAAGCTGCACACCCGCATTCTCAAGAAGACCCTGTTCCGCGAGTTTGACGCGCTTTTCCCGGGGCGCATCCTCAACGTCACCAACGGCGTCTCCCCGCGCCGCTGGCTCGTACAGACCAACCCGGAGCTCTGCGAGCTGATCAGCGCCAAAATCGGCCCAGGCTGGGTGGGGGATCTCGACCGTCTGCGGGCCCTGCTGCCTCTAGCCGAAGATCCCGATTTCCAGGCGGCCTGGCGCAGCATCAAGCACCGCAACAAGGAGCGCCTGGCGGATGAAATCCAGCGCCTGACCTGCCAGGCGACCGACCCCGACAGCCTCTTCGACGTCCAGATCAAGCGCATCCACGAATACAAGCGCCAGCTGCTCAATCTGCTGCATGTCATCACACTCTATCACCGTATCCGCCTGGACCCCGAGCGTGATATGGTGCCGCGCACGGTCATTTTCGCAGGCAAGGCCGCCCCGGGCTACGCCCTGGCCAAGATGATCATCAAGCTGATCAACGCCGTGGCTGCCGCCGTGAACGCCGACCCACTGGTCAGCCAGCGCCTCAAGGTGGTCTTTCTGCCCAACTATTCGGTTTCTCTCGCCGAAAAGATCGTGCCGGGCGCGGACCTCTCCGAACAGATCTCCACCGCCGGGATGGAGGCCTCGGGCACCGGCAACATGAAATTCGCCCTCAACGGGGCGCTGACCATCGGGACCCTGGACGGCGCCAATGTCGAAATCCGGGAGGAGGTCGGGGCCGAGAACATCTTTATTTTCGGGCTGACCAGCGAAGAGGTGGAGCAGCGGCGCCAGACAGGCCACAAACCGTGGGACTACTACCACGGCGACCCGGAGCTCAAGCAGGCCCTGGATGCCATCCGCACGGGCCATTTCTCGCCCGAGGCGCCGGCGCTTTTTGAACCGATCTGGCACGCGCTGATGGTGGAAGGCGACCGTTACCTGGTCCTGGCCGATTTCCGCGCCTATCTGGCGGCCCAGGAGAAGGTCGCGCAGTGTTTTCGCGACCCGGCCGAGTGGACCCGGCGCTCCATTCTAAACACGGCCCAGATGGGAAAATTTTCCAGCGACCGCTCGGTTGCGGAGTACGCCGCAAAAATCTGGAAGATCAAACCGCTGAAAGGCTGA